In Syntrophomonadaceae bacterium, a genomic segment contains:
- the mreD gene encoding rod shape-determining protein MreD — MAFLVWSAVLIISLILQSTLLEHPVLVTKPDLLLVIIVLWGLLRGSREGAQLGFFFGLVEDLFVGKYIGLNLLSKALAGYVAGWGESRFYKENLLLPAVGLLVATPFFQLVYYLFAGLGGLSIDPLIFVRDTLIKSGYHGLIAILIYYPLFSWANKVNLKIPEKNDPYRLWRR; from the coding sequence TTGGCCTTTTTGGTTTGGTCAGCGGTTCTGATTATTTCTCTAATACTGCAGTCAACCTTGCTGGAACACCCCGTGCTGGTAACCAAGCCGGACCTCTTGCTGGTGATCATCGTATTATGGGGTCTCTTGCGGGGCTCCCGCGAAGGCGCCCAGCTTGGCTTTTTTTTCGGACTGGTCGAAGACCTTTTTGTTGGCAAATATATTGGATTAAACCTTTTGAGCAAAGCTTTGGCAGGATATGTGGCCGGCTGGGGTGAAAGTAGATTCTACAAGGAAAACCTGCTTTTGCCGGCAGTAGGGCTGTTAGTGGCGACACCTTTTTTTCAGTTAGTCTATTACCTTTTTGCCGGTTTGGGAGGGCTTTCGATTGATCCGCTTATATTCGTGCGGGATACCTTAATAAAATCGGGTTATCATGGTTTAATCGCCATTCTCATTTATTATCCCCTGTTTTCATGGGCCAATAAAGTTAACCTGAAAATACCAGAAAAAAATGACCCTTACCGCTTGTGGCGAAGATAG